In the Drosophila takahashii strain IR98-3 E-12201 chromosome 3R, DtakHiC1v2, whole genome shotgun sequence genome, one interval contains:
- the Nep2 gene encoding neprilysin-2 isoform X1 — MQTVIKNPNWWRRRTKLERSLLVISGILFVAAAAGFGLWISDALKAASPPENPQATALHGDSTTINKVPMGTASKGKAGDSSEVCLTQECIHTASTVLRKMRPEVEPCDNFYEFACGTYLEEENIPDDKVSISTFSVISDKLQEQLKDIITAERPESEPKHFRLPNLLYKACMNKTLIETLGAEPITRVAEKLGGWPLIKGDTWNADDSWTWQEQVKKFRSAGFSMDYIIDFSIGVDLQNSTKRLIDLDQSALALSREYLVKGFNETLVTAYYEYMVDIAVLFGANKDLAKTELLSSLEFEIALANISWPNEKRRNSSELYNLRTPAQLQAAYPYVQWVDYMNALLPEGLSVAEDEMINLSVPSFFEDLGKLLAKTPKRVIANYMFWRIHGFSVGFLTEEFRKRQLQYATALSGRQEQEARWKECVDIATGSMDEVSEEDFDSLGISVGSLYVRKHFHKDSKANALEMVDDIRSVFNDILDEVNWMDAKTKKEAKEKLHSMATHIGYPDEMLDNEKLAAYYAKLDIDPDKYFESFLGMNIFGTDYSFNKLRLPVNKTDWVRHARPAIVNAFYSSLENSIQFPAGILQGHFFNAQRPKYMNFGAIGYVIGHEITHGFDDQGRQFDVKGNLRDWWQPDTQKAYLAKAKCIIEQYGNYTERATGLNLNGINTQGENIADNGGVKESYIAYRRWVEKHGPEPKLPGLDYTPEQMFWLAAGQTWCAKYRKESLKMRITTGVHSPSEFRVLGSLSNMKDFAKDFQCPEGSPMNPVQKCEVW; from the exons ATGCAGACAGTCATAAA GAACCCCAACTGGTGGCGTCGTCGCACCAAGTTGGAAAGAAGTCTGCTGGTGATCAGCGGCATCCTCTTCGTGGCAGCCGCCGCCGGATTCGGACTGTGGATAAGCGATGCCCTGAAGGCGGCCAGTCCGCCGGAGAATCCGCAGGCCACGGCCCTGCACGGCGACAGCACCACCATCAACAAGGTGCCCATGGGCACGGCCTCGAAGGGCAAGGCGGGCGACTCGAGTGAGGTGTGCCTCACCCAGGAGTGCATCCACACGGCGTCCACGGTGCTGCGGAAGATGAGGCCCGAGGTGGAGCCGTGCGACAACTTCTACGAGTTCGCCTGCGGCACCTACCTCGAGGAGGAGAACATCCCCGACGACAAGGTCTCGATCAGCACCTTCTCGGTGATCTCCGACAAGCTGCAGGAGCAGCTGAAGGACATCATCACCGCGGAGCGACCCGAATCGGAGCCCAAGCACTTCCGACTGCCCAACCTGCTGTACAAGGCCTGCATGAACAAGA CTCTTATCGAGACGCTGGGGGCTGAGCCCATAACTCGAGTGGCTGAGAAGCTGGGCGGCTGGCCGCTGATCAAGGGAGATACCTGGAACGCAGACGACAGCTGGACCTGGCAGGAGCAGGTCAAGAAGTTCCGCTCCGCCGGATTCAGCATGGACTACATCATCGACTTCTCGATCGGAGTGGATCTGCAGAACAGCACCAAGCGTCTTATAGAT TTGGACCAGTCGGCTCTTGCCCTGAGTCGCGAGTACTTGGTGAAGGGCTTCAACGAGACTCTCGTGACAGCCTACTACGAGTATATGGTGGACATAGCCGTGCTCTTCGGGGCCAACAAGGATCTGGCCAAGACGGAACTGCTGAGCTCGCTGGAGTTCGAGATTGCCCTGGCCAAT ATCTCGTGGCCAAATGAGAAGCGTCGCAACTCCTCGGAACTGTACAATCTGAGGACTCCCGCGCAGCTGCAGGCCGCCTATCCCTACGTCCAATGGGTGGACTACATGAACGCCCTGCTGCCGGAGGGTCTGAGTGTGGCCGAGGACGAGATGATCAACCTGTCGGTGCCCAGCTTCTTCGAGGACCTCGGCAAGCTGCTGGCCAAGACGCCGAAGCGCGTGATCGCCAACTACATGTTCTGGCGCATCCACGGGTTCTCGGTGGGATTCCTGACCGAGGAGTTCCGCAAGCGGCAGCTGCAGTACGCCACCGCCCTCTCCGGTCGCCAGGAGCAGGAGGCCCGCTGGAAGGAGTGCGTGGACATCGCCACCGGCAG CATGGATGAAGTATCCGAAGAAGATTTCGATAG CCTTGGCATATCCGTGGGATCGCTCTACGTCCGCAAGCACTTCCACAAGGACTCGAAGGCCAATGCCCTGGAGATGGTCGACGACATCCGCAGCGTGTTCAACGACATTCTGGACGAGGTCAACTGGATGGACGCCAAGACGAAGAAGGAGGCCAAGGAGAAGCTGCACAGCATGGCCACCCACATCGGTTATCCGGACGAGATGCTCGACAACGAGAAGCTGGCCGCGTACTACGCCAAGCTGGACATCGACCCCGACAAGTACTTCGAGTCCTTCCTGGGCATGAACATCTTCGGCACGGACTACTCCTTCAACAAGCTGCGCCTGCCGGTCAACAAGACGGACTGGGTGCGCCACGCTCGTCCTGCGATCGTGAACGCCTTCTATTCCTCCCTGGAAAACAGTATTC AATTCCCGGCTGGCATCCTGCAGGGACACTTCTTCAATGCCCAGCGTCCCAAGTATATGAACTTTGGCGCCATTGGCTACGTGATTGGCCACGAGATCACCCACGGCTTTGACGATCAGGGTCGCCAGTTCGATGTGAAGGGCAATCTGCGGGACTGGTGGCAGCCGGATACCCAGAAGGCCTATCTGGCCAAGGCGAAGTGCATCATCGAGCAGTATGGCAACTACACCGAGAGGGCCACGGGCCTGAAC TTGAACGGCATCAACACCCAGGGTGAGAACATCGCCGATAACGGTGGCGTCAAGGAGTCGTACATCGCCTACCGAAGATGGGTTGAGAAGCACGGACCGGAGCCCAAGCTTCCCGGCCTGGACTACACCCCGGAGCAGATGTTTTGGCTGGCAGCCGGCCAAACCTGGTGTGCTAAATACCGTAAAG AATCTCTCAAGATGCGTATTACTACCGGCGTGCACTCACCATCCGAGTTCCGCGTTCTTGGTTCCCTCAGCAACATGAAGGACTTTGCCAAGGACTTCCAGTGTCCGGAGGGTTCGCCCATGAATCCGGTTCAGAAATGCGAAGTGTGGTAG
- the Nep2 gene encoding neprilysin-2 isoform X2, whose amino-acid sequence MQTVIKNPNWWRRRTKLERSLLVISGILFVAAAAGFGLWISDALKAASPPENPQATALHGDSTTINKVPMGTASKGKAGDSSEVCLTQECIHTASTVLRKMRPEVEPCDNFYEFACGTYLEEENIPDDKVSISTFSVISDKLQEQLKDIITAERPESEPKHFRLPNLLYKACMNKTLIETLGAEPITRVAEKLGGWPLIKGDTWNADDSWTWQEQVKKFRSAGFSMDYIIDFSIGVDLQNSTKRLIDLDQSALALSREYLVKGFNETLVTAYYEYMVDIAVLFGANKDLAKTELLSSLEFEIALANISWPNEKRRNSSELYNLRTPAQLQAAYPYVQWVDYMNALLPEGLSVAEDEMINLSVPSFFEDLGKLLAKTPKRVIANYMFWRIHGFSVGFLTEEFRKRQLQYATALSGRQEQEARWKECVDIATGSLGISVGSLYVRKHFHKDSKANALEMVDDIRSVFNDILDEVNWMDAKTKKEAKEKLHSMATHIGYPDEMLDNEKLAAYYAKLDIDPDKYFESFLGMNIFGTDYSFNKLRLPVNKTDWVRHARPAIVNAFYSSLENSIQFPAGILQGHFFNAQRPKYMNFGAIGYVIGHEITHGFDDQGRQFDVKGNLRDWWQPDTQKAYLAKAKCIIEQYGNYTERATGLNLNGINTQGENIADNGGVKESYIAYRRWVEKHGPEPKLPGLDYTPEQMFWLAAGQTWCAKYRKESLKMRITTGVHSPSEFRVLGSLSNMKDFAKDFQCPEGSPMNPVQKCEVW is encoded by the exons ATGCAGACAGTCATAAA GAACCCCAACTGGTGGCGTCGTCGCACCAAGTTGGAAAGAAGTCTGCTGGTGATCAGCGGCATCCTCTTCGTGGCAGCCGCCGCCGGATTCGGACTGTGGATAAGCGATGCCCTGAAGGCGGCCAGTCCGCCGGAGAATCCGCAGGCCACGGCCCTGCACGGCGACAGCACCACCATCAACAAGGTGCCCATGGGCACGGCCTCGAAGGGCAAGGCGGGCGACTCGAGTGAGGTGTGCCTCACCCAGGAGTGCATCCACACGGCGTCCACGGTGCTGCGGAAGATGAGGCCCGAGGTGGAGCCGTGCGACAACTTCTACGAGTTCGCCTGCGGCACCTACCTCGAGGAGGAGAACATCCCCGACGACAAGGTCTCGATCAGCACCTTCTCGGTGATCTCCGACAAGCTGCAGGAGCAGCTGAAGGACATCATCACCGCGGAGCGACCCGAATCGGAGCCCAAGCACTTCCGACTGCCCAACCTGCTGTACAAGGCCTGCATGAACAAGA CTCTTATCGAGACGCTGGGGGCTGAGCCCATAACTCGAGTGGCTGAGAAGCTGGGCGGCTGGCCGCTGATCAAGGGAGATACCTGGAACGCAGACGACAGCTGGACCTGGCAGGAGCAGGTCAAGAAGTTCCGCTCCGCCGGATTCAGCATGGACTACATCATCGACTTCTCGATCGGAGTGGATCTGCAGAACAGCACCAAGCGTCTTATAGAT TTGGACCAGTCGGCTCTTGCCCTGAGTCGCGAGTACTTGGTGAAGGGCTTCAACGAGACTCTCGTGACAGCCTACTACGAGTATATGGTGGACATAGCCGTGCTCTTCGGGGCCAACAAGGATCTGGCCAAGACGGAACTGCTGAGCTCGCTGGAGTTCGAGATTGCCCTGGCCAAT ATCTCGTGGCCAAATGAGAAGCGTCGCAACTCCTCGGAACTGTACAATCTGAGGACTCCCGCGCAGCTGCAGGCCGCCTATCCCTACGTCCAATGGGTGGACTACATGAACGCCCTGCTGCCGGAGGGTCTGAGTGTGGCCGAGGACGAGATGATCAACCTGTCGGTGCCCAGCTTCTTCGAGGACCTCGGCAAGCTGCTGGCCAAGACGCCGAAGCGCGTGATCGCCAACTACATGTTCTGGCGCATCCACGGGTTCTCGGTGGGATTCCTGACCGAGGAGTTCCGCAAGCGGCAGCTGCAGTACGCCACCGCCCTCTCCGGTCGCCAGGAGCAGGAGGCCCGCTGGAAGGAGTGCGTGGACATCGCCACCGGCAG CCTTGGCATATCCGTGGGATCGCTCTACGTCCGCAAGCACTTCCACAAGGACTCGAAGGCCAATGCCCTGGAGATGGTCGACGACATCCGCAGCGTGTTCAACGACATTCTGGACGAGGTCAACTGGATGGACGCCAAGACGAAGAAGGAGGCCAAGGAGAAGCTGCACAGCATGGCCACCCACATCGGTTATCCGGACGAGATGCTCGACAACGAGAAGCTGGCCGCGTACTACGCCAAGCTGGACATCGACCCCGACAAGTACTTCGAGTCCTTCCTGGGCATGAACATCTTCGGCACGGACTACTCCTTCAACAAGCTGCGCCTGCCGGTCAACAAGACGGACTGGGTGCGCCACGCTCGTCCTGCGATCGTGAACGCCTTCTATTCCTCCCTGGAAAACAGTATTC AATTCCCGGCTGGCATCCTGCAGGGACACTTCTTCAATGCCCAGCGTCCCAAGTATATGAACTTTGGCGCCATTGGCTACGTGATTGGCCACGAGATCACCCACGGCTTTGACGATCAGGGTCGCCAGTTCGATGTGAAGGGCAATCTGCGGGACTGGTGGCAGCCGGATACCCAGAAGGCCTATCTGGCCAAGGCGAAGTGCATCATCGAGCAGTATGGCAACTACACCGAGAGGGCCACGGGCCTGAAC TTGAACGGCATCAACACCCAGGGTGAGAACATCGCCGATAACGGTGGCGTCAAGGAGTCGTACATCGCCTACCGAAGATGGGTTGAGAAGCACGGACCGGAGCCCAAGCTTCCCGGCCTGGACTACACCCCGGAGCAGATGTTTTGGCTGGCAGCCGGCCAAACCTGGTGTGCTAAATACCGTAAAG AATCTCTCAAGATGCGTATTACTACCGGCGTGCACTCACCATCCGAGTTCCGCGTTCTTGGTTCCCTCAGCAACATGAAGGACTTTGCCAAGGACTTCCAGTGTCCGGAGGGTTCGCCCATGAATCCGGTTCAGAAATGCGAAGTGTGGTAG
- the smash gene encoding uncharacterized protein smash isoform X4, whose translation MDKAQHPEEEEEEQQEELGGQPEEEEEQEDQEETEQESHEDSQGESHTEGGEMPNKTDEQKQGEREPIYENVSSTISMHEVDNEQIAAMTITTQTQATRRSHRRSIPNKQPSNNNNNENNQSPNQSNSSSNQKENSMAATSATPVPPATPGDVEPYYQVPKATEPYYDAPKHLRPVPVYENIEIFYSGLEIGQGSAGPGAPLVGLMEPPKEKPPPPPTERPPPIPADDGGHDDELDGLGSSLGHNTDTWSSDNTYETISNGTRRHLQGQLEPAQPSPPIKRMNSTKRIKKELRNKRSSFLGIETDGDLDDMETYLELTVAPPPDMAQLLQEERRLEKQLYIKAGLCDSSDTGESRDSGVSENHSRQSSEHYTNSSEENDTQSEATPPPLPPPPSSTQLGEVIYQNESLLAAQTPLLQTVKGNSAESWTESATAAAAATQSLSEATATANAKMQSIEDKIREQGEVLRVERELLHFSQEELKRQRENLLLRENLARRELQHGAKMLMSNNRRSLQDLHHGLGIGNGMLSAFQPPQHIQAPMPPPHPQQIYANVPQQQQQQAAMYAYHQMDTDYRKSMSDLNEFSNRLMLPPTPPTKPLRAMQMNANGHGLEPDYAVSTRQRQPPVPYGGSLVKIAGAPMPPRIPGPGYPVQASAAAAYHHQSAQNLSNMSRNTLLALSATPKPKYTDGWVQVQQRKSYDQASDPAWLSAQQQKRKSMPDYGGALYNNNHWLLQEAEQRRIEQLNRRSMPASKSKGKPLPDSIIQTLTERVQSKGIGDRKRFDGNGNYSQVNGNSNVYQQQTQQQQQQQKTNITNGSSSQEKVLSVSGKKKCSHCGDELGRGAAMIIESLLLFYHINCFKCCVCHVQLGDGLNGTDVRVRNHKLHCQNCYSSDDGIKFSCV comes from the exons ATGGACAAGGCACAACAtccagaggaggaggaggaggagcagcaggaggagttGGGGGGACAgccagaggaggaggaggagcaagaGGATCAGGAGGAGACGGAACAAGAGTCCCACGAGGACTCCCAGGGGGAATCACACACCGAGGGTGGGGAAATGCCAAATAAAACCGATGAGCAGAAGCAGGGGGAACGAGAGCCCATCTACGAGAATGTCAGCTCGACTATATCTATGCATGAAGTAGATAATGAACAGATAGCAGCGATGACGATAACCACACAGACCCAAGCGACGCGGAGGAGTCACAGGAGAAGCATTCCAAATAAGCAGcccagcaacaataacaataacgagAATAATCAAAGCCCTAATcaaagcaacagcagcagcaatcaaAAAGAGAACAGCATGGCAGCAACTTCAGCCACCCCCGTGCCACCAGCAACACCTGGGGATGTGGAGCCCTACTACCAAGTGCCGAAGGCCACGGAGCCCTACTACGACGCCCCGAAGCATTTGAGACCCGTGCCCGTCTACGAGAACATCGAGATCTTCTACTCGGGCCTGGAGATCGGTCAGGGATCAGCGGGACCGGGAGCGCCGCTTGTGGGACTGATGGAGCCGCCCAAGGAGAAGCCACCGCCACCGCCCACCGAGAGGCCGCCGCCGATTCCAGCGGACGACGGGGGCCACGACGACGAGCTGGACGGCCTGGGCAGCAGCCTGGGACACAACACCGACACCTGGTCGTCGGACAACACCTACGAGACCATTTCGAACGGCACTCGCCGGCACCTTCAGGGACAGCTGGAGCCTGCCCAGCCATCGCCGCCCATCAAGCGGATGAACTCGACCAAGCGGATCAAGAAGGAGCTGCGCAACAAGCGCTCCAGCTTCCTGGGCATCGAGACCGACGGGGATTTGGACGACATGGAGACCTACCTGGAGCTCACCGTGGCCCCGCCGCCGGACATGGCGCAGCTCCTGCAGGAGGAGAGGCGTCTGGAGAAGCAGCTGTACATCAAGGCGGGTCTCTGCGACAGTTCCGACACAG GTGAAAGTCGCGACTCCGGAGTTTCTGAAAACCATTCCCGTCAGAGCAGTGAGCACTACACAAACTCCTCTGAGGAGAACGACACGCAGTCCGAAGCCACGCCCCCACCGCTGCCTCCGCCCCCGTCGTCCACCCAACTGGGCGAAGTCATCTACCAGAACGAGAGCCTCCTGGCTGCCCAGACACCTCTTCTCCAGACAGTCAAGGGCAACTCGGCCGAATCCTGGACGGAGTCGGCGACGGCGGCTGCGGCGGCCACCCAATCGCTGAGCGAAGCCACGGCGACGGCCAACGCCAAGATGCAGTCCATCGAGGACAAGATCCGGGAACAGGGCGAGGTGCTGCGGGTGGAACGGGAGCTGCTCCACTTTTCG CAGGAGGAGTTGAAGCGGCAGCGCGAGAACCTTCTGCTCCGCGAGAATCTGGCACGTCGAGAACTGCAGCACGGAGCAAAAATGCTAATGTCGAACAACCGGCGCTCTCTGCAGGATCTGCACCACGGCCTGGGCATCGGCAACGGCATGCTGAGTGCCTTCCAACCGCCGCAGCATATCCAGGCGCCCATGCCGCCTCCACATCCGCAGCAGATCTACGCCAAtgtgccgcagcagcagcagcaacaggcggCGATGTATGCATACCACCAGATGGACACGGACTACCGCAAGTCCATGTCGGATCTGAACGAGTTCTCCAACCGCCTGATGCTGCCACCCACGCCGCCCACCAAGCCGTTGAGGGCGATGCAAATGAACGCCAATGGCCATGGCCTGGAGCCGGACTATGCGGTTAGCACGAGGCAGCGCCAGCCGCCGGTTCCCTATGGCGGATCTCTGGTGAAGATCGCCGGGGCGCCAATGCCTCCTCGGATCCCTGGTCCCGGATATCCCGTTCAAGCGTCGGCAGCCGCCGCCTACCATCACCAGTCGGCTCAGAACCTGAGCAATATGTCCAGGAACACCTTGCTCGCCCTGAGCGCCACTCCCAAGCCCAAGTACACGGACGGATGGGTGCAGGTGCAGCAGCGCAAGAGCTACGACCAGGCCAGCGATCCGGCTTGGCTGTCCGCCCAGCAGCAGAAGCGCAAGTCCATGCCGGACTACGGCGGAGCCCtgtacaacaacaaccactggCTGCTCCAGGAGGCGGAGCAGCGGCGGATCGAGCAGCTCAATCGTCGCTCGATGCCGGCCAGCAAGTCGAAGGGCAAGCCGCTGCCCGACTCCATCATCCAAACGCTGACGGAACGGGTCCAGAGCAAAGGCATCGGCGATCGAAAGCG CTTCGATGGCAACGGCAACTACAGCCAGGTCAACGGCAACTCCAATGTCTACCAGCAGcagacgcagcagcagcagcaacagcagaagaCCAACATCAcgaacggcagcagcagccaggagAAGGTGCTCAGCGTCAGTGGCAAGAAGAAGTGCTCCCATTGCGGCGACGAATTAG GTCGCGGCGCTGCCATGATCATCGAGTCGCTGCTGCTCTTCTACCACATCAACTGCTTCAAGTGCTGCGTCTGCCACGTCCAACTGGGCGATGGCCTCAATGGAACCGATGTCCGGGTCCGGAATCACAAGCTGCATTGCCAGAACTGCTACTCCAGCGATGATGGCATCAAGTTCAGCTGCGTCTAG
- the smash gene encoding uncharacterized protein smash isoform X3, protein MAHRYEANRLQRSSSLDCFDQKPGINEALELALQAIDREATTEPMDKAQHPEEEEEEQQEELGGQPEEEEEQEDQEETEQESHEDSQGESHTEGGEMPNKTDEQKQGEREPIYENVSSTISMHEVDNEQIAAMTITTQTQATRRSHRRSIPNKQPSNNNNNENNQSPNQSNSSSNQKENSMAATSATPVPPATPGDVEPYYQVPKATEPYYDAPKHLRPVPVYENIEIFYSGLEIGQGSAGPGAPLVGLMEPPKEKPPPPPTERPPPIPADDGGHDDELDGLGSSLGHNTDTWSSDNTYETISNGTRRHLQGQLEPAQPSPPIKRMNSTKRIKKELRNKRSSFLGIETDGDLDDMETYLELTVAPPPDMAQLLQEERRLEKQLYIKAGLCDSSDTGESRDSGVSENHSRQSSEHYTNSSEENDTQSEATPPPLPPPPSSTQLGEVIYQNESLLAAQTPLLQTVKGNSAESWTESATAAAAATQSLSEATATANAKMQSIEDKIREQGEVLRVERELLHFSQEELKRQRENLLLRENLARRELQHGAKMLMSNNRRSLQDLHHGLGIGNGMLSAFQPPQHIQAPMPPPHPQQIYANVPQQQQQQAAMYAYHQMDTDYRKSMSDLNEFSNRLMLPPTPPTKPLRAMQMNANGHGLEPDYAVSTRQRQPPVPYGGSLVKIAGAPMPPRIPGPGYPVQASAAAAYHHQSAQNLSNMSRNTLLALSATPKPKYTDGWVQVQQRKSYDQASDPAWLSAQQQKRKSMPDYGGALYNNNHWLLQEAEQRRIEQLNRRSMPASKSKGKPLPDSIIQTLTERVQSKGIGDRKRFDGNGNYSQVNGNSNVYQQQTQQQQQQQKTNITNGSSSQEKVLSVSGKKKCSHCGDELGRGAAMIIESLLLFYHINCFKCCVCHVQLGDGLNGTDVRVRNHKLHCQNCYSSDDGIKFSCV, encoded by the exons ATGGCCCACAGATACGAAGCAAATCGATTGCAGCGCTCCAGTTCGTTAGATTGTTTCGATCAAAAACCAGGG ATCAACGAAGCTCTTGAATTGGCGCTGCAAGCCATCGATCGCGAGGCGACAACCGAGCCAATGGACAAGGCACAACAtccagaggaggaggaggaggagcagcaggaggagttGGGGGGACAgccagaggaggaggaggagcaagaGGATCAGGAGGAGACGGAACAAGAGTCCCACGAGGACTCCCAGGGGGAATCACACACCGAGGGTGGGGAAATGCCAAATAAAACCGATGAGCAGAAGCAGGGGGAACGAGAGCCCATCTACGAGAATGTCAGCTCGACTATATCTATGCATGAAGTAGATAATGAACAGATAGCAGCGATGACGATAACCACACAGACCCAAGCGACGCGGAGGAGTCACAGGAGAAGCATTCCAAATAAGCAGcccagcaacaataacaataacgagAATAATCAAAGCCCTAATcaaagcaacagcagcagcaatcaaAAAGAGAACAGCATGGCAGCAACTTCAGCCACCCCCGTGCCACCAGCAACACCTGGGGATGTGGAGCCCTACTACCAAGTGCCGAAGGCCACGGAGCCCTACTACGACGCCCCGAAGCATTTGAGACCCGTGCCCGTCTACGAGAACATCGAGATCTTCTACTCGGGCCTGGAGATCGGTCAGGGATCAGCGGGACCGGGAGCGCCGCTTGTGGGACTGATGGAGCCGCCCAAGGAGAAGCCACCGCCACCGCCCACCGAGAGGCCGCCGCCGATTCCAGCGGACGACGGGGGCCACGACGACGAGCTGGACGGCCTGGGCAGCAGCCTGGGACACAACACCGACACCTGGTCGTCGGACAACACCTACGAGACCATTTCGAACGGCACTCGCCGGCACCTTCAGGGACAGCTGGAGCCTGCCCAGCCATCGCCGCCCATCAAGCGGATGAACTCGACCAAGCGGATCAAGAAGGAGCTGCGCAACAAGCGCTCCAGCTTCCTGGGCATCGAGACCGACGGGGATTTGGACGACATGGAGACCTACCTGGAGCTCACCGTGGCCCCGCCGCCGGACATGGCGCAGCTCCTGCAGGAGGAGAGGCGTCTGGAGAAGCAGCTGTACATCAAGGCGGGTCTCTGCGACAGTTCCGACACAG GTGAAAGTCGCGACTCCGGAGTTTCTGAAAACCATTCCCGTCAGAGCAGTGAGCACTACACAAACTCCTCTGAGGAGAACGACACGCAGTCCGAAGCCACGCCCCCACCGCTGCCTCCGCCCCCGTCGTCCACCCAACTGGGCGAAGTCATCTACCAGAACGAGAGCCTCCTGGCTGCCCAGACACCTCTTCTCCAGACAGTCAAGGGCAACTCGGCCGAATCCTGGACGGAGTCGGCGACGGCGGCTGCGGCGGCCACCCAATCGCTGAGCGAAGCCACGGCGACGGCCAACGCCAAGATGCAGTCCATCGAGGACAAGATCCGGGAACAGGGCGAGGTGCTGCGGGTGGAACGGGAGCTGCTCCACTTTTCG CAGGAGGAGTTGAAGCGGCAGCGCGAGAACCTTCTGCTCCGCGAGAATCTGGCACGTCGAGAACTGCAGCACGGAGCAAAAATGCTAATGTCGAACAACCGGCGCTCTCTGCAGGATCTGCACCACGGCCTGGGCATCGGCAACGGCATGCTGAGTGCCTTCCAACCGCCGCAGCATATCCAGGCGCCCATGCCGCCTCCACATCCGCAGCAGATCTACGCCAAtgtgccgcagcagcagcagcaacaggcggCGATGTATGCATACCACCAGATGGACACGGACTACCGCAAGTCCATGTCGGATCTGAACGAGTTCTCCAACCGCCTGATGCTGCCACCCACGCCGCCCACCAAGCCGTTGAGGGCGATGCAAATGAACGCCAATGGCCATGGCCTGGAGCCGGACTATGCGGTTAGCACGAGGCAGCGCCAGCCGCCGGTTCCCTATGGCGGATCTCTGGTGAAGATCGCCGGGGCGCCAATGCCTCCTCGGATCCCTGGTCCCGGATATCCCGTTCAAGCGTCGGCAGCCGCCGCCTACCATCACCAGTCGGCTCAGAACCTGAGCAATATGTCCAGGAACACCTTGCTCGCCCTGAGCGCCACTCCCAAGCCCAAGTACACGGACGGATGGGTGCAGGTGCAGCAGCGCAAGAGCTACGACCAGGCCAGCGATCCGGCTTGGCTGTCCGCCCAGCAGCAGAAGCGCAAGTCCATGCCGGACTACGGCGGAGCCCtgtacaacaacaaccactggCTGCTCCAGGAGGCGGAGCAGCGGCGGATCGAGCAGCTCAATCGTCGCTCGATGCCGGCCAGCAAGTCGAAGGGCAAGCCGCTGCCCGACTCCATCATCCAAACGCTGACGGAACGGGTCCAGAGCAAAGGCATCGGCGATCGAAAGCG CTTCGATGGCAACGGCAACTACAGCCAGGTCAACGGCAACTCCAATGTCTACCAGCAGcagacgcagcagcagcagcaacagcagaagaCCAACATCAcgaacggcagcagcagccaggagAAGGTGCTCAGCGTCAGTGGCAAGAAGAAGTGCTCCCATTGCGGCGACGAATTAG GTCGCGGCGCTGCCATGATCATCGAGTCGCTGCTGCTCTTCTACCACATCAACTGCTTCAAGTGCTGCGTCTGCCACGTCCAACTGGGCGATGGCCTCAATGGAACCGATGTCCGGGTCCGGAATCACAAGCTGCATTGCCAGAACTGCTACTCCAGCGATGATGGCATCAAGTTCAGCTGCGTCTAG
- the eIF3f1 gene encoding eukaryotic translation initiation factor 3 subunit F-1, translating to MSALNLTVRVHPVVLFQVVDAFERRNADSHRVIGTLLGSVDKGVVEVTNCFCVPHKEHDDQVEAELSYALDMYDLNRKVNSNESVVGWWATGNDVTNHSSVIHEYYARECNNPVHLTVDTSLQGGRMGLRAYVCIQLGVPGGKSGCMFTPIPVELTSYEPETFGLKLLQKTVGVSPAHRPKTVPPMLDLAQISEASTKLQSLLDLILKYVDDVIAHKVTPDNAVGRQLLDLIHSVPHMTHEQFTQMFNANVRNLLLVITLSQLIKTQLQLNEKLTFLPTA from the coding sequence ATGTCGGCCCTCAATCTGACCGTTCGCGTGCACCCGGTGGTGCTTTTCCAGGTGGTGGACGCCTTCGAGCGGAGGAACGCGGACTCGCACCGCGTCATCGGCACGCTGCTCGGCTCAGTGGACAAGGGGGTGGTGGAGGTGACCAACTGCTTCTGTGTGCCGCACAAGGAGCACGACGACCAGGTGGAGGCGGAACTGAGCTACGCCCTGGACATGTACGACCTCAACCGCAAGGTGAACTCCAACGAGAGCGTGGTGGGCTGGTGGGCCACCGGCAACGACGTGACGAACCACAGCTCTGTGATCCACGAGTACTACGCCCGCGAGTGCAACAACCCGGTGCATCTCACCGTGGACACCTCGCTCCAGGGTGGACGCATGGGGCTCCGCGCCTACGTCTGCATACAGCTGGGAGTGCCCGGCGGCAAGAGCGGCTGCATGTTCACACCCATTCCCGTCGAGCTGACCAGCTACGAGCCGGAGACCTTCGGACTCAAGCTGCTGCAGAAGACCGTGGGCGTGTCGCCCGCCCATCGGCCCAAGACCGTGCCGCCCATGCTGGACCTGGCCCAGATCTCAGAGGCCTCCACGAAGCTGCAGTCCCTGCTGGACCTGATCCTCAAGTACGTCGACGACGTGATCGCCCACAAGGTGACCCCGGACAACGCTGTTGGCCGCCAGCTGCTCGACCTCATCCACTCCGTGCCGCACATGACCCACGAGCAGTTCACCCAAATGTTCAACGCCAACGTGCGCAACCTCCTGCTGGTCATCACGCTCTCCCAGCTCATCAAAACACAGCTGCAGCTCAACGAGAAGCTCACCTTCCTGCCCACCGCCTAG